The genomic segment ATAGGCTATAACACACGCTTAAAACTACTGCTTAATTTTGCTTGCAAGCTGAGAAAATTCAGCTTTCCATAACAATAAATAATGGGCAGCAATTGTATTGGACAATTTGTGAGCCCGTCCCCAAACCATTGAAAGGAGGATACCATAAGTCAACAATACAATTTGTCAATCCAAAATCGGTTTGAGAGAAAACTGACAGGAGAATTGTTGTCTTTAAAGACAATGAGAATTAATTTTAATGCGATTTATCTCGATTTAAACCGCGCTGACAAAATAAAATCTCATTCAATCTAAACGCGCTTGTTTTGGGTTTAAAAGAGGACAGCAGAAAGAATCTGCTGTCCTTTTTATTATTGCGGTTTAATTGCTGATTTATGCTGCTTTGGATAGTTTAACAGCGCATACCTTGTATTCTGGTATGCCGGAAACCGGGTCAAGGGCTGCGTTGGTCAGGCGGTTGGCTGCTGCTTCTGCAAAGTGGAAGGGAATGAAAACCGTTCCGCTTACTGCTTTTGTTGAAACCTTTGCCATAGCTTTTATGCTGCCTCGTCTAGATGAAATCTCAACAATGTCCCCGTGTTGAAGCCCGTATTTTTGAGCATCTTTAAAGGAAACTTCAACAAAACTTCCAGGAGCTTTTTCATTAAGACCCTCGGATTTTCTGGTCATTGTGCCTGTGTGATATTGATAGAGAACCCTTCCTGTTGTAAGAGAAACAGGGTATTCTGTATCAATTTTTTCATCAGGTGCTATAAAATCAATAGCATGGAAATTGCCTTTTCCTATGGGGAACTGGGTTGTGTGAAGGATGGGCGTTCCAGGATGATCTTTGTCAGGACAGGGCCAGTGAAGTCCTTCATATGCAATCCTGTCATAGGTTATGCCTGCATAGGACGGGGTAACAGATGCAATCTCTTTCATGATCTGTTCTGCATTTTCATAAGTCATGTCAAGTCCCATGCGTTTGCCGATTTCACAGGTTATCCACCAGTCGTCTTTTGCCTGTCCAGGAGCATCAACGGCTTTTCTTACCATCTGCACCCGGCGCTCGGTATTGGAAAAGGTTCCTGTTTTTTCTGCAAAACATGCTGAAGGCAGCACCACGTCTGCAATCTGGGCTGTTTCAGTCAGGAATATGTCCTGCACAACCAGGAATTCAAGATTGCCAAAACTTTTTTCTGCATGGTTAAGGTCAGGGTCAGATACCAGGGGATTTTCACCTATGATATATAATGCCTTTACCTCTCCGTCATGGGCTTTTGGAACCATTTCTGTTACTTTAAGGCCTGCCTTTGCGGAAAGTCCTGTAACTCCCCATGCCTGTTCCATTTTTTGTACTGCATCTGCATTTGTAACAGGCTGATAACCTGTAAATACATTGGGCAGTCCTCCCATATCGCAGGCACCCTGAACATTGTTTTGACCCCTGAGTGGATTGACTCCGCCGCCTGGTATGCCGATATTGCCGCACAGCATGGCAAGATTGGCAAGGGATTTAACATTGTCTGTTCCTGATATATGCTGGGTAATTCCCATGCAGTACAAAATAGCGGCTTTTTTTGCTCCTGCATACATTTTGGCAGCATCTATTATACTTTTTGCAGGTATTCCTGTGATCTGCTCTACATATTCAGGTGTGAATTTTTCCACCATTGTTTTTAATTCTGCAAATCCGTTTGTCCGGTTCTGCACAAATTCTTTATCATAAAGGTCTTCTTTTATAATAACGTGCATTAACCCGTTTATCCAGGCAACATCTGTACCAAGACTGGGTCTGAGCCATTGATGAGCAAAGCTTGTCATTTTGATACGTCTTGGATCAACTACTATGAGTCTTGCTCCTTTAAATGAAACTGCACGTTTAACAAAAGTAGATAAAACCGGGTGATTTTCAGTTGTATTTGAACCTGTCAGCAGGATTACATCTGCCTGTTCAACATCACCGATTGTGTTTGTCATTGCTCCGCTTCCAAATGCTGCGGCCAGACCGGCCACTGTTGAGCTGTGTCAGAGACGGGCGCAATGGTCTATGTTATTGGTTTTTAATACTGCACGGGTAAATTTATTGGCAATATAATTATCCTCGTTGGTAACACGGGCTGAGGTCAGAACTCCAATGGTGTCAGGCCCATGCTTTTCTTTTATGGTTCCAAGATTTTTTGCAACCAGATCAAGGGCTTCATCCCATGATGCTTTTCTGAATTTCCCGTTTTCCTTTATCAATGGGTCTGTTAGACGCTCAGGAGAGCCGATAAAGTCAAATCCAAACCTGCCTTTTACGCAAAGGCTTCCCATATTCGGCTTTACTTCCGGTACTCCTGATACTTTTACAACCTTGTTTTCTTTAACATGAAGGTTGATCTGGCATCCAACTCCGCAATAGCTGCAAGTTGTGTGTACCTTTTTGGTTTCCCACTGGCGCACCTTGTATCTGCCATTTTTTTCCACAAGTGCGCCGACAGGGCAGACCTGAATACATTCCCCGCAAAATACACAGTCAGAATCTTTCAGGGGTCTGTCTCCGGCTGCAATAATCTTTGTATCAGTTCCCCGATAGCCAAAGCTTATGGCATTGTTTACCTGTACCTCGTTACATGCTTGTACACATCTGCCGCATTTAATGCACCTGGAAAAATCCCTGACAATAAAGGGGTTAATATCCTCAACTGGATAAGGAACCTCGGTTCTGGGAAATCGTTCTGCTGTAACCTGGTATCTGTATGCCAGGTTTTGAAGTTCACAGTCTCCCCAGACAGGGCACAGTTCCTCGTTTTTATCATACTTATTCACATCAAGCTGCAGCCTGCTCCAGTCTTGATTGTCTGACATTCGGGCAGCACAATTATGGTTTCCTGAAGACAGCATTAACTGGAGAACCAGCCGCCTTGCTTCAACAACCTTTGGGGATTCAGTGCGTACCACCATGTTTTTCATTGCCGGTGCAGAACATGCAGTTAAAAGGCTGCGCGCTCCTTCAACCTCTACCACACAGATCCTGCATTGTCCTGTTGGTGTGGTGTTTTTCAAATGACAAAGAGTGGGAATATCAATGCTGTTTCGTTGTGCCACCTGTAGTATGGTTTCTCCAGGGGCAAAAGAAAACTCATTCCCATTGATGACGATAATGTTTTGTGCGTCCATAGGTATTGTCTTCTCCTTAAATAGATAATTACCTTACCATATACTTAAAATTTTTTAATTATCTATAAGAAGTCAGAGATTTTGTCAATCCGTGAATTTTATAAGTGCCTCATCAAAAATTTCATAATATCCTCAGGGGCAGTTCCTGTAATAAATTTAACAGAATTTATATACATGAAAATTCTGTCTTGCTTTTCAAATTTTTCATGATAAATATAGTTTTCTTTTTGAGCTTCATTTATTCAAACTGAAAAATTTTATTGGTAAAGATAATTATAATGGATTTAGCAATAGACTTGATAAATAACAGGTGCTGTTTATGATTAAAGCTTATATTCGGGCTGTTGGGATGTACGTCCCTGAAAATGTAGTAAAAAATGAGGAACTTCCCCGGGAATTAAATACCAGTGATGAATGGATACGCCAGCGTACAGGGGTTTTTGAACGGCGGTATGCCAGTCCTGGAGATCGAACTTCGGATCTGGCAAAACGGGCTGTGGATAATATGCTGGAAAGAGGAGAGGTTTTAGCTGATGAGATTGACTGTATTATATTTGCAACTTTAAGCCCTGATTTCTTTTTTCCAGGAGCAGGGGTATTTTTACAGGAAAAACTTGGATGGGCAGACAGGCATATACCCTGCTATGACATACGCCAGCAGTGCAGCGGCTTTGTGTATGGCCTGCAGATGGCCCAGGCTTTTGTTCAAACCGGTATTTATAAAAATGTGCTGCTTGCTGGTGCTGAGATTCATTCCAATGCCCTGGATTTCAGCGAACGGGGCAGGGCTGTAACAGTTCTTTTTGGTGATGGTGCAGGTGTTCTTGTTGTTTCTCCTTCAAAGGACAGTAAATCAGAAATACTTTCAGTAGAAATTCATGCAGACGGGGCAGGAGCTTTAAACGGTATTCATATGAAACTGCATGATATTGGACAGCGGCCTGTGATTTATTATGACCCGTCTGATTTTAATGCAAATGCAGACCTGTACCCTGATATGCCTGCTTCCAGGAATCTTTTTGCCAATGCTGTGCGCAGGATGACAGAGGTAAGCTTGTCCCTGCTTGCAAGATTGAACCTGTCTGTCAGTGATATTGACTGGGTTGTGCCTCACCAGGCCAATATCCGTATTAATAAATCAGTTGTTGAACACCTGGGAATTTCCGATGACAAGGTTCTTTATAATGTTCATAAATACGGAAATACAACAGCAGCAACCATCCCCCTGCTTTTAGCTGAATATTCTGAAAACAATACTATTAAACGCGGTGATCTCCTGCTTACTCCTGCTTTTGGTTCAGGCTTTACCTGGGGTGCGGCTTTAATACGTTATTAGTTATTATTTTTTAAGGGCTTTTGCAAAATCTCTTCCTGTTTCACGGGCCTGTTTAAGATATTCAGGATGCTTGAGAACATCTCCTTCAAAATCAAGCCCCCTGTACAAAAGGGAGTTCCAAAGCTCCATATCCAGAACATCAAAAAAGTATTTGACTGTCAGTAAAGCACCGTCAAAAAGCTTTTTGCCTTTTGTTGCACCAGCAGAGATAAAAAGCCCTTTTCTTTTTGCAGTCCATTTGCCAAAAGGAACCTTGTCAATCCAGTATTTTTTTACCCAGCAGGACTGGCACCTGTCCATAAGGATTTTTGTATGGGCACTGACTGTATAGAAAAAGATTGGTGATGCCAGTATAAGGCCGTCAGATGCCATTAAAATATCCAATACCTTTTGAAAATCATCTTTAATTGCACATTGGCCTTCTTCTTTGCATTTATAAATTTCAAGACACGGCGACATTTTCTGATCCCTGAGAAAAATCTCTTCTACCTGCGCGCCTTCATCCCTTGCCCCGGAAACAGCCTGTTTCATTAATTCCGCTGTATTGCCTTTACGCCTGGGGCTTCCGTAAACTGCTGCAATTTTTATCATAATTCACCTTTTATTTTTTAAGAAAATTCATCCTGGATTATTTTAAATAATTCTTTTCCTATGGCAAGACCAATATCAATAAACTCTGGGCCGTATTTTTTACCTGTATTTGATCGAAAGGTATTTTTTATTCTTTCCAGGCTTTTCATCCCGTCAGGATAGCGTTTTATAAATTCTTTTAAAGGGGTTTGTGAAAACATAACCATATCCCAGACCGTATCTGTAAAATTATCAGACCCCCACCTGAATTTATCTGCATCATAAAGACAGTCGGAAAGCAGGGTTCTTTCAGGTCTGTCAAAGGTCAGGATTTCCTTAAATGCTTCATGATTATGTATTGCATTGCAGATGTCTTGTATTTCAGCTGGTGTAAAAGGATATGATTTTAAAACCTCAGCTGCATAAACTGCCCCTGCAGCAGCATGATTTTTTTCTTTGCGCTTAATATCGTGGAGAAGTCCTGCACACTGGGCAATACAGACCCTGCGGCGGATTTCTTCATTGGAATATCCTCCTGGAGTGCATTCAATGATCATAAGAGCGCCTGCATCAAGGCTTACTTTAACAGCATGTTTCAGCCCGTGTCCAAAATCATTTTCAAGGCGGGTAAAAACAAATTCCCTTAATTCGCGGACAATGGAATTTGTTTTAAAAAAATTACTGGAAAAATTATTGGCATCCTTAAATTTTTTGTAAAAAACAGGGGAAGAAAACCGGGAGGCAATCTCACGGGCATATTTACGAATATGGATATATGCTTTTATATTTTCAGATGAACTCAAAGAATTGTTCAGACTTTACCAGGAGCATTAAAATCTTGCTCCTGGTAATAAATTTCAGTATTTATTTATACGCCGGAAATTGAAAAAGGATTTCCGCAGACCTTCCATTTGCCGTCTTCTTTTACCAGTTCAAGAACTTCATCAAACTCATGGATGTCGCCTTTGGAGAAAAAAGTCCGCAAAGGAGATTTTCTTTCTCCTTTTATACGGATGCTTGCCTTGTCAGACTCCCTGCTGAGGGTTTCGGTTTCCATATGGTAAATTTTGTTTTTAATATAACAGCCTAAATTGAAACCTCTTGCATTTGCTTCCTGTGCTGCTTCATAAATATATTTGTCAACAACATTAACATCATCAACCATTTTGCTGGTTTCACAGATACGCTCAGAAAGAACTTGTTTATTAAATGCAAAATAAGCTTTTGCAAATTCTGATGCTGCCTTGTTTGCTGAATCCTGAGTATCGGCAAATACTAGTATTACCTGCAAGCATATTCCTATGAGTATTGACAATGCTATTGATATGATCATTTTACTCTGCGCCATTTTCCCCATTCTCCTTTCAAACATTAATCTTTTAAATTAATTATAAAAAAATAAGTTTATACATCAAAAATTGGAGTTCAATTAACATGTTAAAAAAAAATATACAAGGATAAAAAGGAAAACAGCATATCAATTTTAATCTTTGAATCTGCGCCTTATTTTTTCTTTTTCTTCAAAAGAAAGGTTATTCCAGTTTTTTAGTTTATTTCTGATAGTATTTCGTTCAGCAGGGGGGAGTTTCTGCCATTGATTAAACCGCTGGCGGTAAAGCTGCTTTGCTTCAGGAGGCATGTTTTCAAGCTCCTTCATTTTCCTGCGAAGCTCCTCTTTTTTTTCAGGGGAGAGAGATTCCCATTCTTTAAACTTTTTTTTAATCCTTGCTTTTTCTTCAGGAGACAGGTTTTCAAAATTTTTATTTTTGAAATCTGACTTGCTGGAAGCAGTCAGGTAAGCTGTATGTATATAATCGTTTTTTGAATATAATTCACAGTTTTTGGAAACAGCAGGGCCTGAAAAGATAATATTCAAAAAGATTATTAAAACCAGGGTTCTAAATTTGTATTTATACTTTATATTCATTTAAAAATTTTTCCTTTTGTGCAAAAAAACTATTGTCAAATAAACAAGAACCATACTCACGTTTATCTACAACCTGTACCAGTTTTTCAAGTGCATCCATTTCTTCTAATAAATCCAGGTTTTTTATAACTTCAAAATCCTTTATAAGCAGTTTTTCTTCTGTGCTTAGATTTGAAGCTGTCTGCATGGGCCAGTGATTTTCCAGGCCTTTGGTGCCAAACCATCCAAAAACAAGAAAAACCAGGCATGCTGCTGCAAGTGCGGGTACAGGATTTTTTAAAATATTTTGGATCCATTGCTGCCATTTGGAAACCTGGTTTTCATTATTCAGCTTTTGCTTGATTGAAAATGCAAGCGACCTGGCTTCGTCAGGCAAAAGATCAGCACAGGGTGCAGCTTCCTTAATATTAAAGATCATATTAAGAATGTCTGATTGTTCCCCTGGCTTCATTTCTCCATAAACGTCCAGAAATAAGGTTTTATCGTAATTTGAACAAGGTTTCATGATTCTGCTCCTTATCTTTCCCATTCCTGTAAATTTTTTCTTAAATACTGGGTTGCCCTGAAAATATGTGTTTTAATTGTTCCTTCTGCCATATCCATTATCTTTGCAATTTCCGGCACAGTCATCTCATGATAAACCTTTAACTGGAATGCTGTCCGTTGTTTGTCAGATAAAGAATTCAGAGCTTTCTGTACTTCATTGTTCAGTTGTTTACCCCTGAGAGCTTTCATTGGGTCTGCTTCTTCTCTCATATCAGGCATGTCTTCCATTGGACTTTTATTATCATCTTTATCCTGATTTTTTAAGCCCCAGGGAATAAATATTTTTTTCCACCGGTTTTTCTTTTTTCTTTTATCCAGGCATGTATTTACCACTATTCGATAAAACCAGGTGTAAAATGAAGAATGGCCTTTGAATTTTTTAATGTTTTTAATTACCTTTAAAAATGCTTCCTGGGTAAGGTCTTTGGCTTCTTCCTTATCCCAGCCGCACATGGAATAGGCTATGGCAAAAGCTTTTTGCTGGTATTTTTGTATTAATTCATCTGTTGCCCATGTATCTCCTTCAAGGATACGGGCTGCAAGGTCGTTATCCTTAATAACCTGGTTTTTATCCTGTTTTGCTGTTTTATCTGATTGAGCTTTAATATTGGTTTTCATTTCAAATATGTTTTCAGCGCAGCCATTCACTTGAATTGCTCCTGATTTTAACCCCCTGAAAAGGGGGTTAAATCTATATAATTAGTCTAATACAGGAAATATGCCTAAAGGGGTAATTGCCAGGCGTACATTAGGAAATAAAAGAGAATTCGCATTGTTTGATTTACGATAATCGTTTTTTCTATAATGCCTGTCTCTGTAATCATATCTTCCTTTATAATGACGATTATGCTTATAATAATGCTTATCGTGCCTGCCATGAAACCGGTCAGGTCTGTGTCTTTGTTTTGGGGAAATATGGTGTCTGTCTCTTGCGCATTGTTTTTTTTGTTTGTGAATCTGGTGTCTTGGTCTTCTGTCAAACCTGTCTCCAGCCTGGGAAATACTTACAAATCCCAAAATAACGGCTGTTATAACCATAGTTCTTATTATAGTTTTTGCGTTCATGATATAAACCTCCTTTTTTTTGTTGGATTTAGCTTTTTAGACTTACCTTAACACAAAAGGTTTACATGGGATTTGCAAAAAATTTTAAAAACATCAGACCTGCTCGTCAATTCTTCTGACTCCTTCCATAAGCAGCCACATAAAATCACCCATAATATCAGCTTTTAAATCTTGATCAGGCAGTCCGGGACTGAATTTAAAGCGCCCGTCTTTTTCCTGTAATATGGCAAAAAAAGCATCTTTTTCATGGAGTTCTTTATATACAGCTCTTATAATCTGCCCGTTTCTAAAGGATACTGTTGCGGTTCCCTTTGTAAGATCAAGCATAAGAATGCCTGTTTTCTGATTGGTATTAAGGGTCTGGAACAGTTCAGAAGGAGACATTTCACTCAGCTTGCCGATCATGCCTGATGAAAATTCCTCTGCCCGTGCAATATTTGTTTTTGCAAGCCGCCTGGCAAGAAGTTTGGTAAAATATATCTGCAAAGAAGGAAATTTATTTAATATCTTTCTAAAATCTTTTCCACTGATAAATAAAATATTTGAAGGTTCAACGACCCTTATGGTAGCGCCTACAGGTTCACCGCAGAGAAGGCTCATTTCTCCAAAAACCTCCCCTGTGGATAAATAGGCAATATTAACAGCTTCATCTCCTAAGACCTTGACTTTACCTGATGCAATTATATATAGATTCTTACCAGGGTCTCCTTTTTTTATAATAATATCACCATCATTAAATTTCTTTAATTTTAAAAATGAAATTATTTCTGTTAAATTATCTTTGTCCAGGTTTTTAAAAATTGAAAACCTGCTTAATAACTCTGCAATATTGGATAATTCTTGAAGATTTTTTTGAGTCTGGCTGTTTTTTTCTATAAATTCTTGATATTCAAGTTTTATTTTTCCAGTACATCCGGTACATATCATATTTTTTGGAGATGTCGTTTTGCTGTTTGTTTCCAGAAATTCTGTAATATCCTTAACCAGTATAAGGCATACAGGTTTTCCCTGGGGAAGAACAAGAGCTGTGCCTGACATGCAGAATTCATCTCCAATATTATAAAGAGGGCATTTTTCCTGTTCTTCGGTAATTACTAGATTTGTTTCAGGTATATCCATGTTTTCACCCTTGTTATAACAGGTTCAGGAATTAACATACATTCTCCTCGTCAATCTTCCGAACCCCTTCCATGAGCATCCACATAAATTCCCCCATAGCAGGGGCTTTTCTGTCTGTTTCAGATAATTCCGAACTGAATTTAAATCTTCCGCTTGTTTGTTTTATAATCTCAAAAAAAGCTTCAGTTCCCGTTTTATTGTCATATTCAGCCCTGACAAGCTCTCCATCCCTAAATCCTATTATTGCTGTTTTATTTAAAACAGATAGTTCAACAGTGCCGGATTTCTGGTTAATATTAAGGCTT from the Desulfonema limicola genome contains:
- the fdhF gene encoding formate dehydrogenase subunit alpha, which encodes MDAQNIIVINGNEFSFAPGETILQVAQRNSIDIPTLCHLKNTTPTGQCRICVVEVEGARSLLTACSAPAMKNMVVRTESPKVVEARRLVLQLMLSSGNHNCAARMSDNQDWSRLQLDVNKYDKNEELCPVWGDCELQNLAYRYQVTAERFPRTEVPYPVEDINPFIVRDFSRCIKCGRCVQACNEVQVNNAISFGYRGTDTKIIAAGDRPLKDSDCVFCGECIQVCPVGALVEKNGRYKVRQWETKKVHTTCSYCGVGCQINLHVKENKVVKVSGVPEVKPNMGSLCVKGRFGFDFIGSPERLTDPLIKENGKFRKASWDEALDLVAKNLGTIKEKHGPDTIGVLTSARVTNEDNYIANKFTRAVLKTNNIDHCARLUHSSTVAGLAAAFGSGAMTNTIGDVEQADVILLTGSNTTENHPVLSTFVKRAVSFKGARLIVVDPRRIKMTSFAHQWLRPSLGTDVAWINGLMHVIIKEDLYDKEFVQNRTNGFAELKTMVEKFTPEYVEQITGIPAKSIIDAAKMYAGAKKAAILYCMGITQHISGTDNVKSLANLAMLCGNIGIPGGGVNPLRGQNNVQGACDMGGLPNVFTGYQPVTNADAVQKMEQAWGVTGLSAKAGLKVTEMVPKAHDGEVKALYIIGENPLVSDPDLNHAEKSFGNLEFLVVQDIFLTETAQIADVVLPSACFAEKTGTFSNTERRVQMVRKAVDAPGQAKDDWWITCEIGKRMGLDMTYENAEQIMKEIASVTPSYAGITYDRIAYEGLHWPCPDKDHPGTPILHTTQFPIGKGNFHAIDFIAPDEKIDTEYPVSLTTGRVLYQYHTGTMTRKSEGLNEKAPGSFVEVSFKDAQKYGLQHGDIVEISSRRGSIKAMAKVSTKAVSGTVFIPFHFAEAAANRLTNAALDPVSGIPEYKVCAVKLSKAA
- a CDS encoding 3-oxoacyl-ACP synthase III family protein is translated as MIKAYIRAVGMYVPENVVKNEELPRELNTSDEWIRQRTGVFERRYASPGDRTSDLAKRAVDNMLERGEVLADEIDCIIFATLSPDFFFPGAGVFLQEKLGWADRHIPCYDIRQQCSGFVYGLQMAQAFVQTGIYKNVLLAGAEIHSNALDFSERGRAVTVLFGDGAGVLVVSPSKDSKSEILSVEIHADGAGALNGIHMKLHDIGQRPVIYYDPSDFNANADLYPDMPASRNLFANAVRRMTEVSLSLLARLNLSVSDIDWVVPHQANIRINKSVVEHLGISDDKVLYNVHKYGNTTAATIPLLLAEYSENNTIKRGDLLLTPAFGSGFTWGAALIRY
- a CDS encoding flavodoxin family protein gives rise to the protein MIKIAAVYGSPRRKGNTAELMKQAVSGARDEGAQVEEIFLRDQKMSPCLEIYKCKEEGQCAIKDDFQKVLDILMASDGLILASPIFFYTVSAHTKILMDRCQSCWVKKYWIDKVPFGKWTAKRKGLFISAGATKGKKLFDGALLTVKYFFDVLDMELWNSLLYRGLDFEGDVLKHPEYLKQARETGRDFAKALKK
- a CDS encoding HD domain-containing protein → MSSSENIKAYIHIRKYAREIASRFSSPVFYKKFKDANNFSSNFFKTNSIVRELREFVFTRLENDFGHGLKHAVKVSLDAGALMIIECTPGGYSNEEIRRRVCIAQCAGLLHDIKRKEKNHAAAGAVYAAEVLKSYPFTPAEIQDICNAIHNHEAFKEILTFDRPERTLLSDCLYDADKFRWGSDNFTDTVWDMVMFSQTPLKEFIKRYPDGMKSLERIKNTFRSNTGKKYGPEFIDIGLAIGKELFKIIQDEFS
- a CDS encoding DUF3106 domain-containing protein; its protein translation is MNIKYKYKFRTLVLIIFLNIIFSGPAVSKNCELYSKNDYIHTAYLTASSKSDFKNKNFENLSPEEKARIKKKFKEWESLSPEKKEELRRKMKELENMPPEAKQLYRQRFNQWQKLPPAERNTIRNKLKNWNNLSFEEKEKIRRRFKD
- a CDS encoding RNA polymerase sigma factor, giving the protein MNGCAENIFEMKTNIKAQSDKTAKQDKNQVIKDNDLAARILEGDTWATDELIQKYQQKAFAIAYSMCGWDKEEAKDLTQEAFLKVIKNIKKFKGHSSFYTWFYRIVVNTCLDKRKKKNRWKKIFIPWGLKNQDKDDNKSPMEDMPDMREEADPMKALRGKQLNNEVQKALNSLSDKQRTAFQLKVYHEMTVPEIAKIMDMAEGTIKTHIFRATQYLRKNLQEWER
- a CDS encoding DUF4388 domain-containing protein; this translates as MDIPETNLVITEEQEKCPLYNIGDEFCMSGTALVLPQGKPVCLILVKDITEFLETNSKTTSPKNMICTGCTGKIKLEYQEFIEKNSQTQKNLQELSNIAELLSRFSIFKNLDKDNLTEIISFLKLKKFNDGDIIIKKGDPGKNLYIIASGKVKVLGDEAVNIAYLSTGEVFGEMSLLCGEPVGATIRVVEPSNILFISGKDFRKILNKFPSLQIYFTKLLARRLAKTNIARAEEFSSGMIGKLSEMSPSELFQTLNTNQKTGILMLDLTKGTATVSFRNGQIIRAVYKELHEKDAFFAILQEKDGRFKFSPGLPDQDLKADIMGDFMWLLMEGVRRIDEQV